In Planktothrix serta PCC 8927, a single window of DNA contains:
- a CDS encoding 6-pyruvoyl trahydropterin synthase family protein, giving the protein MPRWKLTTEFTFDSAHYIKDYDGPCGRMHGHSYRVQVEATSNQLHPSEHCPHPVMVADFRSLRWAKKDVTKGGLDHGVLNEILPPEYETTAEMIAKYIYDVTKKRVPEGVKLKVRVSETTNSWVEYEDDDS; this is encoded by the coding sequence ATGCCGAGATGGAAATTAACCACAGAATTTACCTTTGATAGTGCCCATTATATTAAAGATTATGATGGGCCTTGTGGACGGATGCACGGTCATAGTTATCGTGTGCAAGTGGAAGCAACATCTAACCAATTGCATCCTTCGGAACATTGTCCTCATCCGGTGATGGTGGCAGATTTTAGAAGTTTACGATGGGCAAAAAAAGATGTTACTAAAGGAGGATTAGATCATGGGGTATTAAACGAAATTTTACCCCCGGAATATGAAACAACCGCCGAAATGATTGCCAAATATATTTATGATGTCACCAAAAAACGAGTCCCTGAAGGAGTCAAATTAAAAGTTAGGGTTTCTGAAACTACTAATTCTTGGGTCGAGTATGAAGATGATGACTCATAA